In Fodinibius saliphilus, a genomic segment contains:
- a CDS encoding efflux RND transporter periplasmic adaptor subunit: MKQLITLIIFSTSLVMTGCGGASEKSHMHGEEGDHTHEQLAEQTQEDHGHSHNGESNHEHQEGEPHLEGAGVITQWTDKTELFMEYPELIVGREATFAVHLTRLSDFQPISESEVQFVFSSGRGNEGSLTETEVQIPGIYGPDVIFDRSGRYDLTIIIQGMVNDTLQVNGIPVYNSVDEVPHGHAEEDPNLITFLKEQQWDIPFATQEVQKRTLTQTVDATGEIMAAKNSQAVVSAPFSGIILSSQNSNLPVVGQQISKGSSMAVLNPAIQSGGGNNYAQQFINAQSELELAKTNLDRSKRLYKKEAIPQTELQKARIKYRQALTRYQTINEVIQIDTTAIHGYGESAKSYRFELNAPIDGTIVESFFTPGMQVEAGQPLYRIADASKVWLKANVPAAHQSRIANAGQAAFRVQGDDRLYEMSELDGRLISRANSIDPQSRTLPLIYELDNTKNGLPLGMFSTVHINTDTKENVMAIPQSALIEEEGNYNVYVHVAGESFRKQRVTTGIEHRGWVEITSGLQGGEHVVTENAYQVKLASLSSEAPSHGHTH; this comes from the coding sequence ATGAAACAACTTATAACGTTAATCATATTTAGTACATCCTTGGTGATGACGGGGTGCGGAGGCGCCAGTGAAAAAAGCCATATGCATGGTGAAGAAGGTGATCATACGCATGAGCAGCTCGCAGAGCAAACCCAGGAAGATCATGGGCACTCCCACAATGGTGAATCGAATCACGAGCATCAGGAAGGAGAACCTCATCTTGAAGGAGCCGGTGTCATTACGCAGTGGACAGATAAGACTGAACTGTTCATGGAATACCCGGAATTGATTGTTGGACGGGAAGCTACCTTCGCTGTTCATCTGACTCGATTGTCGGATTTTCAACCCATTTCTGAATCCGAAGTGCAGTTTGTGTTTAGCTCAGGGAGGGGCAATGAGGGTTCCCTTACCGAAACGGAAGTTCAAATTCCTGGAATTTATGGTCCTGATGTCATCTTTGATCGATCAGGACGATACGACCTTACGATCATCATTCAGGGAATGGTGAATGATACGTTACAAGTCAACGGAATCCCGGTTTATAATTCGGTTGATGAGGTGCCCCACGGCCATGCGGAGGAAGATCCCAACCTGATTACCTTTTTAAAGGAACAGCAGTGGGATATCCCTTTTGCTACCCAAGAAGTGCAAAAGCGAACGCTTACGCAAACCGTAGATGCCACCGGGGAAATAATGGCGGCGAAAAATAGCCAGGCCGTTGTTTCAGCTCCTTTTTCAGGTATCATCCTGTCCAGTCAAAATAGTAACCTGCCGGTCGTAGGCCAGCAGATTTCAAAAGGATCGTCTATGGCCGTACTTAATCCCGCGATCCAATCAGGTGGTGGCAACAATTATGCCCAGCAGTTTATTAATGCACAATCGGAATTGGAGTTGGCTAAAACGAATTTGGATCGCTCCAAGCGGTTGTACAAAAAGGAGGCGATTCCACAAACGGAACTTCAAAAAGCTCGTATCAAGTACCGCCAGGCATTGACGCGATACCAGACGATCAATGAAGTAATCCAGATTGACACTACTGCTATTCATGGTTACGGGGAATCCGCTAAATCCTATCGGTTTGAGCTCAACGCTCCCATTGATGGTACGATCGTCGAATCATTCTTTACGCCGGGTATGCAGGTTGAAGCCGGTCAGCCATTGTATCGCATAGCGGATGCCTCCAAGGTATGGCTAAAAGCCAACGTTCCAGCTGCTCATCAAAGCCGCATTGCCAACGCGGGACAGGCCGCCTTTCGGGTGCAGGGAGATGACCGCTTGTATGAAATGAGTGAGTTGGATGGACGATTGATCAGCCGTGCCAACAGTATTGATCCACAGAGCCGAACCCTTCCGTTAATTTATGAGCTCGATAATACGAAAAATGGGCTTCCTCTCGGGATGTTCTCTACCGTGCACATCAATACTGACACCAAAGAAAATGTAATGGCGATTCCGCAATCGGCTTTAATTGAGGAAGAAGGTAACTACAACGTGTATGTCCATGTCGCTGGAGAGTCCTTCCGAAAGCAGCGCGTTACAACGGGTATTGAACATCGCGGTTGGGTAGAGATTACCTCAGGACTGCAAGGTGGAGAGCATGTAGTGACCGAAAATGCCTACCAGGTGAAATTGGCTTCGCTTTCGTCCGAGGCGCCATCCCATGGGCACACGCATTAA
- a CDS encoding TolC family protein: MTRYIRWTLLLVLFPVMVHAQSRSITLDEAVEHFQQNSLQQELARYDRLRKQGEAIRYKTYPNPEVSINREQLNAGTVDYQETTYMLSQPIELLGQPFLRNQSASKSQKAAELQFEYDRLQLIWQVKSLYVENWQLSQKLETYNRALEVIRKVRSAAKARRVEGSFSSLQVQRFNIELSRYRKQRDEVQLKRTQISNRLATFLFSGQELDTQIQVSDSLTVEPINFHEQALIQYALENRADLAALEQMVDASKLQYKVEKRDRLPDLNLNIGYKEQSDGVEGFVIGGSITLPMINQNRGNVTITQAQTRSRQTELALKQQVVRNQVSTAYERVELVLEQWSSMKENVMDGSMLEAARAAYQQGRYSLVELLDATQAFVDGQIMTYETIADYNQALFELDVQSAGRIFNSQNN; the protein is encoded by the coding sequence ATGACAAGGTATATTCGGTGGACACTATTGCTGGTGTTATTTCCAGTAATGGTCCATGCACAATCAAGATCTATCACACTTGATGAAGCCGTCGAGCATTTTCAACAGAACAGCCTTCAACAGGAACTGGCGCGATATGACCGGTTGCGTAAGCAGGGAGAAGCCATTCGGTACAAAACGTATCCCAATCCTGAAGTCAGCATTAATCGCGAACAACTCAATGCTGGGACGGTCGATTACCAGGAAACGACCTACATGCTATCGCAGCCCATTGAGTTGCTGGGGCAGCCCTTTTTGCGGAATCAAAGTGCTTCCAAATCACAAAAGGCAGCGGAGCTTCAATTCGAATACGACCGGCTCCAGCTGATCTGGCAGGTAAAATCACTATATGTAGAAAACTGGCAGTTGTCACAAAAACTGGAAACCTATAATCGGGCACTGGAGGTTATTCGCAAAGTCCGTTCAGCTGCAAAGGCACGAAGAGTGGAAGGTAGTTTCTCCAGCCTTCAGGTGCAGCGATTTAATATAGAGCTCAGTCGCTACCGGAAGCAACGAGATGAGGTTCAACTTAAACGTACCCAGATAAGCAATCGACTGGCCACCTTTTTGTTTTCGGGACAAGAGCTGGATACCCAGATACAGGTTTCGGATAGCCTGACGGTCGAACCCATTAATTTTCATGAGCAGGCTCTAATACAATATGCGCTTGAAAATCGGGCTGATCTGGCAGCCTTGGAGCAGATGGTTGATGCCTCTAAGCTGCAATACAAAGTTGAAAAACGAGATCGCCTGCCCGACCTTAATCTAAATATTGGATACAAAGAACAGTCGGATGGGGTCGAGGGATTTGTCATCGGTGGTTCCATCACGCTCCCAATGATTAACCAAAATCGGGGCAATGTAACGATTACCCAGGCTCAGACCCGTTCGCGACAGACCGAACTGGCCTTAAAGCAGCAGGTGGTACGCAACCAGGTTTCGACGGCCTACGAACGAGTGGAACTTGTATTGGAGCAGTGGTCCTCGATGAAAGAGAATGTAATGGACGGGTCCATGCTGGAAGCGGCACGGGCAGCCTACCAACAGGGACGGTATTCGCTGGTTGAACTGCTCGATGCCACTCAGGCTTTCGTCGATGGGCAGATTATGACCTATGAAACTATCGCCGATTACAATCAGGCACTTTTTGAATTGGACGTACAGTCCGCAGGACGAATTTTTAACTCACAAAACAACTAA
- a CDS encoding sensor histidine kinase, whose protein sequence is MKASDREMKSKREYTSNLKYNEGASSHALCSLEEMCQKLISMSRLAEAGKMSAGAMHEIELPLNYVNTFSEIGLERLIEFRKDLYRTLSAHPSINELLDDLEDALVNINECGHQIEDTMRQVLMMSSGEDSTQRSVHLNSLVQHFVHLSYHAMRAGTGSIPVTIRINIDTSIEEFSIAPAGMGRVILNICDNAFNAMRAKIAKVRLGSAYHPELVVTTDRSPEYISISISDNGSGISPETVGTVMKPFYSGWEGGESAGLGLPIANDIVQSLDGKLTFDSTLGKGSTFTIKLLSV, encoded by the coding sequence ATGAAGGCATCCGATCGAGAAATGAAATCAAAAAGGGAATATACTTCAAATTTGAAGTACAACGAAGGAGCGTCGTCCCATGCTCTATGCAGCCTTGAAGAGATGTGCCAGAAGCTGATCAGCATGAGCAGGCTAGCTGAAGCTGGTAAGATGTCTGCTGGAGCCATGCATGAAATTGAGCTTCCACTGAATTATGTGAATACCTTTTCTGAAATTGGTTTGGAACGACTTATAGAGTTCAGAAAAGATCTGTACCGTACATTATCAGCTCATCCCTCCATCAATGAACTCTTGGACGACCTTGAAGATGCGCTGGTGAATATAAATGAATGCGGCCACCAGATTGAGGATACGATGAGGCAAGTACTAATGATGAGTAGTGGTGAAGATAGTACCCAGAGGTCAGTACATTTGAATTCACTTGTTCAGCATTTTGTACATTTATCATATCACGCCATGCGTGCTGGAACAGGTTCCATTCCCGTTACTATCAGAATAAATATTGATACTTCTATTGAGGAGTTTTCCATCGCTCCAGCTGGTATGGGCCGTGTAATTTTGAATATCTGTGACAACGCATTTAATGCTATGAGGGCGAAGATTGCTAAGGTTAGATTAGGGTCAGCATATCATCCAGAGCTAGTGGTAACCACCGATAGATCACCGGAATATATTTCTATTTCGATATCTGATAATGGATCCGGAATATCTCCTGAAACTGTCGGAACTGTAATGAAACCATTTTATTCAGGGTGGGAGGGTGGAGAATCGGCCGGCCTGGGTCTTCCTATTGCAAATGATATTGTGCAGTCGCTTGATGGAAAACTGACATTCGATTCCACGCTGGGAAAGGGAAGCACTTTTACTATAAAATTGCTGTCTGTGTAA
- a CDS encoding efflux RND transporter permease subunit, with the protein MLDAIIKGSLRQRLVVVVTSLVLFFAGAYVVIKMPVDVFPDLTAPTVTVMTEAHGMAPEEVEQLVTLPIETATNGASGVRRVRSATSKGFSIVWVEFEWGTDIYQARQIVNEKLSMVSSQLPEEVPPPVMAPITSIMGEIMLVSVESDRHSELEIRTAADWEIRRRLLAIPGVAQVVPIGGGVKQYQVRVDTDKLKAYEVTLDQVMEATESSNENFSGGFFQEYSQQYTIRGIGRANSLEDIKRSVVAERNNQPITIGDVANVEIAAAQKIGDASVNGDQAVIISIKKQPDTNTLELTERVDETLAQIEQNLPEGFTINSHIFRQADFIDLAIDNVIEALRDGAILVVIILLLFLANIRTTMISLTAIPLALITSVFVLEFFDITINTMTLGGMAIAIGVIVDDAIIDVENVFRRLRENAKLPESEQKSAMQVVFEGSKEIRTSIINATLIIMIVFIPLFFLSGLQGRMLKPLGLSYIVSIGASLVIAMTVTPVLCYYLLPGQAAKGKLQESWFTKKLKSGYQHVLDNVLRYRKSVLIGTLVLFLGTLAVVPFLGSSFLPEFNEGTLVISAVTIPGTGLDKSNEIGQRIENILLDHPAVTSTARRTGRAEMSEHAQGVNASEINADLDIHKGTSKEQVLEELRSDLSMVSGTNITIGQPLGHRIDHMLSGTRANIAVKIFGPDLYRLRTLAEEVRGQMEGVEGVVDLSVEQQQNVPQIQIRPDRRALARYGMNIGDLSEKVDVAFAGETVSQIIEGDRLFDLMVRYDEEHRGNIQAVKNAELTLENGTVVPLSELASIKSRSGPNTISRENVQRKIVVSANVAGRDLRSTVNAISASVSENVNFPQGYFVEYGGQFESQAQATRTISLLSIVAILLIYLLLYLEFSSLKTALLVMVNLPFALIGGIVIVWFTSGIVSIASLVGFITLFGIATRNGILIVSHYQYLRWEEGNSFMDAIRQGAMERLNPILMTALTAGLALIPLALAAGEPGNEIQSPMAQVILGGLISSTLLNMIVIPALLAQFESSKAKIVS; encoded by the coding sequence ATGTTAGATGCAATTATTAAAGGATCACTGAGGCAGCGACTCGTTGTTGTGGTGACTTCCCTTGTGTTATTCTTTGCCGGGGCGTATGTGGTCATCAAAATGCCTGTGGATGTGTTTCCTGATCTTACAGCTCCCACCGTCACAGTGATGACCGAAGCGCACGGCATGGCCCCCGAGGAAGTGGAGCAATTGGTCACCCTGCCCATTGAAACAGCTACCAACGGTGCAAGCGGCGTGCGACGGGTGCGCTCGGCCACTTCAAAAGGATTTTCCATCGTCTGGGTGGAGTTTGAATGGGGCACCGATATCTACCAGGCCCGACAGATCGTCAACGAAAAACTTTCAATGGTGAGCAGTCAACTGCCGGAAGAAGTGCCCCCGCCGGTGATGGCGCCCATTACCTCCATCATGGGTGAAATTATGCTGGTGAGCGTAGAAAGTGACCGGCACTCGGAGCTAGAGATACGCACGGCTGCCGACTGGGAGATTCGGCGACGTTTGCTGGCCATCCCCGGAGTGGCCCAGGTCGTACCTATTGGCGGGGGAGTAAAACAATACCAGGTCCGCGTGGATACCGACAAGCTGAAAGCCTACGAAGTGACTTTGGATCAAGTAATGGAGGCGACCGAATCCTCCAACGAGAACTTTTCTGGCGGGTTCTTTCAGGAATACAGCCAGCAGTACACTATTCGCGGTATTGGTCGGGCTAATTCGCTGGAAGATATCAAACGGTCGGTGGTGGCTGAACGCAACAACCAGCCGATCACCATTGGCGATGTTGCCAATGTTGAAATAGCTGCTGCTCAAAAGATTGGGGATGCCTCCGTCAACGGAGATCAGGCGGTGATTATCTCCATCAAGAAACAGCCGGATACCAATACCCTTGAGCTAACTGAACGGGTTGATGAAACGCTGGCGCAGATTGAGCAAAACCTGCCCGAAGGATTTACGATCAACAGCCATATTTTTCGACAGGCCGATTTTATCGACCTTGCCATTGACAACGTGATTGAAGCCCTTCGGGATGGAGCTATACTGGTCGTCATTATATTGCTGCTTTTCCTGGCAAATATCCGTACCACGATGATTTCCCTCACGGCCATACCCCTGGCGCTCATTACATCGGTGTTTGTACTCGAATTCTTTGATATCACTATCAACACCATGACTCTGGGTGGGATGGCTATTGCCATCGGGGTGATTGTGGATGATGCCATTATCGATGTCGAGAACGTGTTCAGGCGGCTTCGTGAGAATGCCAAACTTCCGGAATCAGAGCAAAAGTCAGCCATGCAGGTGGTGTTTGAAGGGTCCAAAGAAATACGGACTTCCATCATTAATGCCACACTGATCATCATGATTGTCTTTATTCCGCTCTTCTTTTTGAGTGGACTGCAGGGACGCATGCTGAAACCGCTGGGACTCTCCTATATCGTATCCATTGGGGCCTCCTTGGTTATAGCGATGACCGTAACACCTGTACTGTGTTACTACCTGTTGCCGGGACAAGCAGCCAAAGGTAAGCTGCAAGAAAGCTGGTTTACCAAAAAACTCAAGTCGGGCTACCAGCATGTACTGGACAACGTCCTGCGCTACAGGAAAAGTGTGCTGATCGGTACGTTAGTTCTTTTCTTAGGTACATTAGCTGTGGTACCATTCCTGGGAAGCTCTTTTCTGCCGGAATTCAATGAAGGCACGCTGGTGATCAGTGCCGTTACTATTCCCGGTACCGGACTGGATAAATCCAATGAGATAGGCCAACGGATTGAGAACATCCTGCTGGACCATCCGGCGGTTACAAGTACGGCACGACGTACAGGACGGGCAGAAATGTCCGAGCACGCCCAAGGGGTTAACGCCTCGGAGATTAATGCCGATTTAGACATCCACAAAGGGACGAGCAAGGAGCAGGTATTGGAAGAGCTGCGGTCCGACTTGAGTATGGTTTCAGGAACCAATATTACGATTGGTCAGCCCCTCGGCCACCGCATTGACCATATGCTCTCGGGTACTCGGGCCAACATTGCCGTGAAGATATTTGGCCCAGACCTATATCGTCTGCGAACGCTGGCCGAAGAGGTTCGTGGACAGATGGAAGGGGTCGAAGGCGTCGTGGATCTTTCAGTAGAACAACAGCAGAACGTACCACAAATACAGATTCGGCCCGACCGACGAGCTCTGGCTCGTTATGGGATGAACATTGGTGACCTGTCGGAGAAGGTCGATGTGGCTTTTGCGGGGGAAACGGTTTCACAGATTATCGAAGGTGACCGGTTATTTGACTTGATGGTCCGATATGATGAGGAGCACAGGGGGAATATCCAGGCCGTAAAAAATGCCGAATTAACACTTGAAAATGGGACGGTGGTACCGCTTTCGGAGCTGGCAAGCATCAAATCGCGCAGCGGACCGAATACTATTAGTCGGGAAAACGTACAACGCAAAATTGTCGTCTCGGCCAACGTGGCCGGGCGCGATCTGCGCAGTACGGTGAATGCCATAAGTGCCAGTGTCTCCGAGAATGTCAACTTTCCGCAGGGTTATTTTGTGGAATACGGCGGTCAGTTTGAGAGCCAGGCGCAGGCGACCCGCACTATTTCACTATTAAGCATCGTTGCTATCCTGCTTATTTATCTGCTTTTATATCTGGAGTTCAGCTCCCTGAAAACAGCGCTGCTGGTGATGGTAAATCTGCCCTTTGCCCTTATTGGTGGGATTGTTATCGTATGGTTTACCAGCGGTATTGTATCTATTGCTTCCCTGGTTGGATTTATTACGCTTTTTGGAATTGCCACCCGGAACGGAATATTGATCGTTTCCCACTACCAGTATCTGCGTTGGGAAGAGGGCAATTCCTTTATGGACGCGATCCGACAAGGTGCGATGGAGCGTCTCAATCCCATTTTAATGACTGCGCTTACTGCTGGGCTAGCTTTAATTCCGCTGGCATTGGCCGCCGGTGAGCCGGGAAATGAAATACAGTCGCCGATGGCACAAGTTATTCTGGGTGGACTCATTAGCTCCACCTTGCTTAACATGATTGTGATTCCGGCTCTGCTGGCACAGTTTGAGAGCAGCAAAGCAAAAATTGTAAGTTAA